The following proteins are encoded in a genomic region of Mycobacterium sp. 155:
- the pruA gene encoding L-glutamate gamma-semialdehyde dehydrogenase, with protein MDAITNVPLPANEPIHDYAPGSGERTRLTAALAELAAAPIDLPHVIGGARRMSNGQRIDVVQPHRHSARLGTFTNAEHADATAAIEAAMAAKNDWAALPFDERAAVFLRAADLLSGPWREKIAAATMLGQSKSAYQAEIDAPCELIDFWRFNVEFARQILAEQPISSPGVWNRTDHRPLEGFVYAITPFNFTAIAGNLPSAPALMGNTVVWKPSPTQAFAAYLTMQLLEAAGLPPGVINLVNGDGIAVSDVALADPRLAGIHFTGSTATFQHLWREVGTNIDRYHTYPRLVGETGGKDFVVAHTSARPDVLRTALIRGAFDYQGQKCSAASRAFIPRSVWQRMGDDFLSATEALTYGDVTDLSNYGGAVIDSRAFAKNVKAIERAKSAAGVTIAVGGEYDDSEGYFVRPTVLLSDDPTDEAFSTEYFGPILSVHVYPDSEYERILGVVDTGSRYALTGAVIADDRAAVVAAQDRLRNAAGNFYINDKPTGAVVGQQPFGGARASGTNDKAGSALNLLRWTSARSIKETFVPPTNHTYPHMES; from the coding sequence ATGGATGCCATCACCAACGTGCCGCTGCCAGCTAACGAACCGATCCACGACTACGCCCCAGGCTCGGGTGAACGCACCCGGCTGACCGCAGCACTCGCCGAGCTCGCCGCCGCCCCGATCGACCTGCCGCACGTCATCGGTGGTGCCCGCCGCATGAGCAACGGCCAGCGCATCGACGTGGTGCAGCCGCACCGCCACTCGGCCCGACTCGGCACCTTCACCAATGCCGAGCATGCCGACGCCACCGCGGCGATCGAGGCCGCGATGGCCGCAAAGAACGATTGGGCGGCGCTGCCGTTCGACGAGCGCGCCGCGGTGTTCCTGCGCGCCGCCGACCTGCTATCGGGCCCGTGGCGGGAGAAAATCGCCGCGGCCACCATGCTGGGTCAGTCGAAGTCGGCCTACCAGGCTGAGATCGACGCACCCTGCGAGCTGATCGACTTCTGGCGGTTCAACGTGGAGTTCGCCCGTCAGATCCTCGCCGAGCAGCCCATCAGCAGCCCCGGGGTGTGGAACCGCACCGACCACCGGCCGCTGGAAGGCTTCGTCTACGCCATCACGCCCTTCAACTTCACTGCGATCGCAGGCAACCTGCCGAGCGCACCGGCCCTGATGGGCAACACCGTGGTGTGGAAGCCGTCGCCCACCCAGGCCTTCGCCGCATACCTGACGATGCAGTTGCTGGAAGCCGCGGGCCTGCCGCCCGGCGTGATCAACCTGGTCAACGGCGACGGCATCGCGGTTTCCGATGTGGCCCTTGCCGATCCGCGGCTGGCCGGTATCCACTTCACTGGCTCGACGGCCACGTTCCAGCACCTGTGGCGCGAGGTGGGCACCAATATCGACCGCTACCACACCTATCCGCGGCTGGTCGGCGAGACCGGCGGCAAGGACTTCGTCGTCGCACACACCTCGGCGCGCCCGGATGTGCTGCGCACGGCGCTGATTCGCGGCGCCTTCGATTACCAGGGCCAGAAGTGTTCGGCCGCGTCGCGGGCGTTCATCCCGCGATCGGTGTGGCAGCGGATGGGCGACGATTTCCTGTCGGCCACCGAGGCTTTGACCTACGGCGACGTCACCGATTTGAGCAACTACGGGGGCGCGGTGATCGACAGTCGGGCGTTCGCCAAGAACGTCAAGGCCATCGAGCGTGCCAAGAGCGCGGCCGGGGTGACCATTGCCGTCGGCGGTGAATACGACGACAGCGAAGGCTATTTCGTGCGTCCCACCGTTCTGTTGTCCGACGACCCGACCGACGAGGCGTTCTCCACCGAGTACTTCGGCCCGATCCTGTCGGTGCACGTCTACCCGGACAGTGAGTACGAGCGGATCCTCGGTGTCGTCGACACCGGGTCGCGGTACGCACTGACCGGCGCGGTGATCGCCGACGATCGTGCCGCCGTTGTCGCCGCGCAGGACCGGCTGCGCAACGCTGCGGGTAACTTCTACATCAACGACAAGCCCACCGGCGCCGTGGTCGGCCAGCAGCCGTTCGGGGGAGCTCGGGCCTCGGGCACCAACGACAAGGCAGGCTCGGCGCTGAACCTGCTGCGCTGGACCTCCGCCCGTTCTATCAAGGAGACCTTCGTTCCGCCCACCAACCACACCTACCCTCACATGGAGTCGTGA
- the dapC gene encoding succinyldiaminopimelate transaminase — MVRAPRSAALPVFPWDTLAEVTARARSYPDGIVDLSVGTPVDPVAPLIRDALASASAAPGYPTTAGTPALRASATAALRRRYGITELAPDAVLPVIGTKELIAWLPTLLGLDARDSVVVPELAYPTYEVGARLAGAQVIRADALTQLGPQVPALIYLNSPSNPTGRVLGVEHLRKVVTWARERGVLVASDECYLGLSWEADPVSVLHPAVSDGDHTGLLAIHSLSKTSSLAGYRAGFVAGDPAVVAELLAVRKHAGMIVPTPVQAAMVAALDDDEHEAAQRDRYARRRAVLLPAFRSAGFAIEHSEAGLYLWASRGEPCRDTVAWLAERGILVAPGEFYGPAGAQHVRVALTATDERIDAAVARLA; from the coding sequence GTGGTCCGTGCACCGCGCTCGGCCGCTCTGCCGGTGTTCCCCTGGGACACCCTGGCCGAGGTGACCGCGCGCGCCCGTTCATACCCCGACGGCATCGTCGACCTCTCGGTGGGCACCCCGGTGGACCCGGTGGCCCCGCTGATCCGCGACGCACTCGCGTCTGCCAGCGCCGCACCCGGGTATCCGACCACCGCGGGTACGCCCGCGCTGCGAGCATCGGCGACAGCCGCGTTGCGACGTCGATACGGCATCACCGAGCTGGCGCCCGATGCCGTGCTGCCGGTGATCGGCACCAAAGAACTGATCGCCTGGCTGCCGACACTTCTCGGCCTCGACGCGCGCGATTCGGTGGTGGTCCCCGAGCTTGCGTACCCCACCTACGAGGTCGGGGCGCGCCTGGCGGGAGCGCAGGTCATTCGGGCCGATGCACTGACGCAGCTCGGTCCTCAGGTGCCCGCGCTGATCTACCTCAACTCGCCGAGCAACCCGACCGGGCGCGTGCTCGGGGTGGAACACCTGCGCAAGGTGGTGACTTGGGCTCGTGAGCGTGGTGTCCTCGTGGCGTCCGACGAGTGCTACCTCGGGCTCAGCTGGGAAGCCGACCCGGTCAGCGTGCTGCACCCGGCGGTGAGCGACGGTGACCACACCGGGCTGTTGGCCATCCACTCCCTGTCGAAGACATCGTCGCTGGCCGGTTACCGCGCGGGGTTCGTCGCCGGGGATCCGGCGGTGGTCGCCGAGTTGCTGGCGGTGCGCAAGCACGCCGGCATGATCGTCCCGACACCGGTGCAGGCCGCCATGGTGGCCGCTCTCGACGACGACGAACACGAAGCCGCGCAACGCGATCGGTATGCACGTCGCCGTGCGGTGCTCCTGCCTGCCTTCCGCTCGGCCGGGTTCGCGATCGAGCATTCCGAAGCCGGGCTGTACCTGTGGGCGAGTCGCGGCGAACCCTGCCGTGACACCGTCGCGTGGCTGGCCGAACGCGGCATCCTCGTGGCGCCGGGCGAGTTCTACGGTCCGGCCGGCGCGCAGCATGTTCGGGTCGCGTTGACGGCAACCGACGAACGCATCGACGCGGCCGTCGCACGCCTCGCCTGA
- a CDS encoding CdaR family transcriptional regulator: protein MVEAGVSLGQLLLALDATLVQLVQAPRGMDLPVASAALVDSDDVRLGLAPSAGSADVFFLLGIPDADARNWVEQQIARRPPTAIFIKEPSAAVVARATSAGTAVVAVDPRARWERLYRLVNHVFEHHGDRESEDSGTDLFSLAQSIADRTHGMVSIEDAQSHVLAYSASNDEADDLRRLSILGRAGPPEHLAWIAQWGIFDAIRAKPEVVHVAERPELGLRPRSAIGVFLPSADERRAPAFAGTIWVQQGSRPLADDADDMLRGAAVLAARIMTRLAATPSTHMVRIQELLGLRPGDGPPDIDLIARELGIAIDGRAALIGFDGSAVGAKLAGDAVGAKLADVLSLSASAFRQDAQVASAHTRVYVLFPSTGKPAAVTSWVRGTVAALRNELGLELHAVIASTVNGLAGAATARLEVDRVLDSAERHPGALGQVTSLAEARTTVLLDEIVTAIAADERLIDPRVRALRDNDPVLADTLRAYLDSFGDVATAAQWLHVHPNTVRYRVRRIEQLLATALTDPDVRLLLSLSLRATQP from the coding sequence ATGGTGGAAGCGGGTGTCAGCCTCGGCCAACTGCTGTTGGCACTGGACGCCACCTTGGTCCAGCTGGTCCAGGCACCGCGAGGGATGGATCTGCCGGTCGCCTCGGCGGCGCTCGTCGATTCCGACGACGTGCGGTTGGGCCTGGCGCCGTCTGCCGGGTCGGCCGACGTGTTCTTCCTGCTCGGCATTCCCGATGCCGACGCCAGAAACTGGGTGGAGCAGCAGATCGCCCGTCGGCCACCGACTGCGATCTTCATCAAGGAGCCGTCGGCCGCCGTGGTGGCCCGGGCGACCTCAGCCGGCACCGCGGTGGTGGCCGTCGACCCGCGGGCCCGGTGGGAACGGCTGTACCGGCTGGTCAACCACGTCTTCGAACACCACGGTGACCGGGAATCCGAGGACTCCGGCACCGACCTGTTCAGCCTCGCGCAGTCGATCGCCGACCGTACTCACGGGATGGTCAGCATCGAGGATGCCCAGTCGCACGTGCTGGCGTACTCGGCGTCCAACGACGAGGCCGACGATCTGCGCCGGTTGTCGATCCTGGGCCGAGCCGGACCGCCTGAACATCTGGCCTGGATCGCACAGTGGGGCATTTTCGACGCGATCCGCGCGAAACCGGAAGTCGTGCATGTTGCCGAGCGTCCCGAGCTCGGGCTGCGGCCCCGCTCGGCGATCGGGGTCTTCCTGCCGTCGGCCGATGAGCGCCGCGCTCCCGCATTCGCCGGGACGATCTGGGTGCAGCAGGGCAGCCGGCCCCTGGCCGACGACGCCGACGACATGCTGCGCGGTGCGGCGGTACTGGCCGCCCGCATCATGACGCGGCTGGCGGCGACACCTTCGACCCACATGGTGCGGATCCAAGAACTGCTCGGCCTGCGGCCCGGTGACGGCCCACCCGACATCGACCTCATCGCGCGCGAGCTCGGCATCGCCATCGACGGCCGGGCCGCGCTGATCGGATTCGACGGCAGCGCCGTGGGCGCCAAATTGGCCGGCGACGCCGTAGGCGCCAAACTAGCCGACGTACTGTCGTTGAGCGCCAGCGCTTTTCGTCAGGATGCTCAAGTCGCGTCGGCGCATACTCGGGTCTACGTGCTGTTCCCCAGCACCGGGAAACCGGCCGCGGTGACCTCCTGGGTCCGCGGCACCGTGGCGGCGCTGCGCAACGAATTGGGCCTGGAATTGCACGCCGTCATCGCCAGCACGGTCAACGGACTCGCCGGCGCCGCGACCGCGCGCCTCGAGGTGGACCGGGTGCTCGACAGTGCCGAGCGCCACCCGGGGGCGCTGGGACAGGTCACGTCGCTGGCCGAGGCGCGCACGACGGTGCTACTCGACGAGATCGTCACGGCGATCGCCGCCGACGAACGGTTGATCGACCCGCGCGTGCGGGCTCTGCGGGACAACGATCCGGTCCTCGCCGACACCCTGCGCGCCTACCTGGACAGCTTCGGCGATGTCGCGACCGCAGCGCAGTGGCTGCACGTGCATCCCAACACGGTGCGCTACCGGGTGCGGCGCATCGAGCAGCTACTGGCTACCGCGCTCACCGATCCCGATGTGCGGCTGCTGCTTTCGCTGAGCCTGCGAGCAACTCAGCCGTGA
- a CDS encoding acyl-CoA dehydrogenase family protein — protein MSTTTTPTAPKTLRPLEMFGIDTLLDDDERDIAATVRRFVDTRLRPNLAEWFERGELPGRELAKEFGELGLLGMHLQGYGCAGTNAVSYGLACLELEAGDSGLRSFVSVQGSLSMFSIHRWGSEEQKQEWLPRLASGDAIGCFGLTEADFGSNPGGMRTAARRDGDDWILSGTKMWITNGNVADVATVWAQTDDGIRGFLVPTDTPGFSANVIHKKLSLRASVTSELVLDDVRLPASAQLPKAIGLRGPLSCLNEARFGIVFGAVGAARDSLEAAIDYAGAREVFDRPLSGYQLTQEKLANMTLELGKGMLLALQLGRLKDSCGVTPDQISLGKLNNVREALAIARESRTIMGASGITLEYSPLRHANNLESVLTYEGTSEMHMLSIGRALTGQSAFR, from the coding sequence ATGAGCACGACGACCACCCCGACCGCGCCCAAGACCCTGCGGCCGCTCGAGATGTTCGGCATCGACACCCTGCTCGATGACGACGAACGCGACATCGCGGCCACCGTGCGCCGATTCGTCGACACGCGGCTGCGCCCCAACCTCGCCGAATGGTTCGAGCGGGGTGAGCTGCCCGGCCGGGAACTCGCCAAGGAGTTCGGCGAGCTCGGCCTGCTCGGCATGCACCTACAGGGTTACGGTTGCGCCGGCACCAACGCCGTCAGCTACGGTCTGGCCTGTCTTGAGCTCGAGGCAGGGGACAGCGGATTGCGCAGCTTCGTCTCGGTGCAGGGCTCGCTGTCGATGTTCTCGATCCACCGCTGGGGTTCTGAGGAACAGAAGCAAGAGTGGTTGCCTCGGCTGGCCAGCGGTGACGCCATCGGTTGCTTCGGCCTCACCGAAGCCGACTTCGGCTCCAACCCCGGCGGGATGCGCACCGCCGCCCGGCGCGACGGGGACGACTGGATCCTGTCCGGCACCAAGATGTGGATCACCAACGGCAACGTGGCCGACGTGGCCACCGTGTGGGCGCAGACCGACGACGGCATCCGCGGCTTCCTGGTGCCCACCGACACCCCCGGCTTCAGCGCCAACGTCATCCACAAGAAGCTCTCGCTGCGCGCCTCGGTCACCTCGGAACTGGTGCTCGACGACGTCCGGCTGCCCGCGTCGGCTCAGTTGCCCAAGGCCATCGGCCTGCGCGGCCCGCTGTCCTGCCTGAACGAGGCCCGGTTCGGTATCGTGTTCGGCGCGGTGGGCGCCGCGCGTGACAGCCTGGAGGCCGCGATCGACTACGCCGGCGCGCGCGAGGTCTTCGACCGCCCGCTGTCCGGCTACCAGTTGACCCAGGAGAAGCTGGCCAACATGACCCTTGAGCTCGGCAAGGGCATGCTGCTCGCGCTGCAACTCGGCCGGCTCAAGGACTCCTGCGGGGTCACTCCCGACCAGATCAGCCTCGGCAAGCTCAACAACGTGCGGGAGGCGCTGGCCATCGCCCGCGAATCCCGCACCATCATGGGCGCCAGTGGCATCACGCTGGAGTACTCGCCGCTGCGTCACGCCAACAACCTGGAATCGGTGCTCACCTACGAGGGCACCAGCGAGATGCACATGCTGTCCATCGGACGTGCGCTGACCGGGCAATCGGCGTTTCGCTGA
- a CDS encoding NUDIX hydrolase produces MGVIRQLQSREVYRNDWMALREDTIRRPDGTEGIYAVIDKPVYALVIAREEERYHLVEQFRYPLGLRRWEFPQGTAPGRLDLDPDALAHRELREETGLRASSMERLGQLDVAAGMSSQRGWVYLATGLSEGAHEREHEEQDMHSAWFERAEVERMMRDGEITDAQSLAAWALLLLNERPTG; encoded by the coding sequence ATGGGTGTTATCCGCCAACTGCAGTCACGTGAGGTCTATCGGAACGACTGGATGGCGTTGCGCGAGGACACCATCCGCCGTCCGGACGGCACCGAAGGCATCTACGCCGTCATCGACAAGCCGGTGTATGCGCTGGTCATCGCGCGCGAGGAGGAGCGGTATCACCTCGTCGAGCAGTTCCGGTATCCGTTGGGGCTGCGGCGCTGGGAGTTCCCGCAGGGCACCGCGCCGGGACGGCTGGATCTCGATCCAGATGCGCTGGCCCACCGGGAGCTGCGCGAGGAGACCGGGCTGCGGGCAAGCAGCATGGAGCGGCTCGGCCAGCTTGATGTAGCTGCCGGGATGAGCAGCCAGCGCGGTTGGGTGTACCTGGCCACCGGCCTGAGCGAGGGTGCGCACGAACGCGAACACGAGGAACAGGACATGCACAGTGCCTGGTTCGAGCGCGCCGAGGTGGAGCGGATGATGCGCGACGGCGAGATCACCGATGCCCAGTCGCTCGCGGCATGGGCGTTGCTCCTGCTCAATGAGCGCCCGACCGGTTAG
- a CDS encoding NADPH-dependent 2,4-dienoyl-CoA reductase has translation MPMSYPNLLSPLDLGFTTLRNRVVMGSMHTGLEDRARDTDKLAQYFAERARGGVGLIITGGYAPNKTGWLLPLASALMSSADARRHRRITGAVHRAGGKIALQILHAGRYAYHPLSVSASSIKAPINPFRPRALSDHGVRGTIDDFVRCALLAREAGYDGVEIMGSEGYLLNQFLAPRTNKRTDAWGGSPEKRRRFPVEIVRRVREAVGPDFIVCYRMSMADYVEDGQSWDETVALATEVEAAGATMINSGFGWHEARVPTIVTSVPNAGFVDISSAVAEHVAIPVVASNRINMPQAAEQILADTHVQLISMARPLLSDPDWVLKAAADTADEINTCIACNQACLDHAFAHKNVSCLLNPRAGRETSLIFTPTRHARSVAVVGAGPAGLATAVSAAQRGHRVTLFEAGTVIGGQFDLARRIPGKEEFNETIRYYTRMLDKHGVDVRLGTRAGVEELTGFDEVVLATGVRPRLPDIPGIDHPKVLTYAQAITGATVGKSVAVIGAGGIGFDVSEFLTTHQSPTLNLKEWKAEWGAADPQEARGALATAIPAPAAREVYLLQRTKGPQGRKLGKTSGWVHRASLKAKGVQQLSGVNYERIDDDGLHISFGPKHSDARVLAVDTVVICAGQESVRELEEGLRRNGVEPHIIGGAAVAAELDAKRAIRQGTELAARL, from the coding sequence ATCCCGATGAGCTATCCGAACCTGTTGTCGCCGCTGGACCTCGGCTTCACCACGCTGCGCAACCGGGTGGTGATGGGCTCCATGCACACCGGCCTGGAGGACCGAGCCCGTGACACCGACAAGCTCGCGCAGTATTTCGCCGAACGGGCCCGCGGCGGCGTCGGGCTGATCATCACCGGTGGCTATGCCCCCAACAAGACGGGCTGGCTGCTCCCGCTGGCCTCCGCGCTGATGTCTTCGGCGGACGCGCGCCGGCATCGCCGCATCACCGGCGCCGTACACCGGGCCGGTGGCAAGATCGCGCTGCAGATCCTGCATGCGGGACGCTACGCGTATCACCCGCTTTCGGTCAGCGCGTCGTCGATCAAGGCTCCGATCAACCCCTTCCGGCCCCGGGCCCTGTCCGATCACGGGGTCCGGGGCACCATCGACGATTTCGTCCGCTGCGCACTGCTCGCCCGCGAGGCCGGCTACGACGGCGTCGAGATCATGGGCAGCGAGGGCTATCTGCTCAACCAGTTCCTGGCGCCCCGCACCAACAAGCGCACCGACGCCTGGGGCGGAAGCCCGGAGAAGCGCCGCCGATTCCCGGTCGAGATCGTGCGACGGGTGCGGGAAGCCGTGGGTCCCGACTTCATCGTCTGCTACCGCATGTCCATGGCCGACTACGTCGAGGACGGTCAGAGCTGGGACGAAACGGTCGCGCTGGCAACCGAAGTCGAGGCCGCCGGCGCGACGATGATCAACTCGGGCTTCGGCTGGCACGAGGCGAGGGTGCCGACGATCGTCACCTCGGTGCCCAACGCGGGATTCGTCGACATCAGCAGCGCGGTCGCCGAACACGTCGCGATCCCCGTGGTCGCGTCCAACCGGATCAACATGCCTCAGGCCGCCGAACAGATCCTGGCCGATACCCACGTCCAGCTGATCTCAATGGCCCGGCCGCTGCTAAGTGATCCGGACTGGGTGCTCAAGGCCGCCGCCGACACCGCCGACGAGATCAACACCTGCATCGCCTGCAACCAGGCCTGCCTCGACCACGCCTTTGCGCACAAGAACGTGTCATGTCTGCTCAATCCGCGAGCGGGACGGGAAACCTCGCTGATATTCACCCCCACCCGGCACGCCCGTTCGGTGGCCGTCGTCGGTGCCGGCCCGGCGGGCCTGGCGACCGCGGTCAGCGCGGCCCAGCGTGGTCACCGGGTCACCCTGTTCGAGGCCGGCACCGTAATCGGCGGCCAATTCGATTTGGCCAGAAGGATTCCCGGCAAGGAGGAGTTCAACGAGACGATCCGCTATTACACACGGATGCTGGACAAACACGGTGTCGATGTGCGGCTGGGCACCCGCGCGGGTGTCGAGGAGCTGACGGGTTTCGACGAGGTGGTACTCGCGACCGGGGTGAGGCCACGACTACCCGACATCCCCGGCATCGACCACCCCAAGGTGCTCACCTATGCCCAAGCCATCACAGGAGCCACGGTGGGCAAGTCGGTGGCCGTCATCGGCGCCGGCGGCATCGGATTCGACGTCAGCGAGTTCCTGACGACCCATCAGTCGCCGACGCTCAACCTCAAGGAATGGAAAGCAGAGTGGGGTGCGGCCGACCCTCAGGAGGCCCGTGGTGCGCTCGCCACCGCGATACCCGCACCGGCCGCGCGCGAGGTCTATCTGCTGCAGCGCACCAAGGGACCGCAGGGTCGCAAGCTTGGCAAGACCAGCGGGTGGGTGCACCGCGCTTCGTTGAAGGCCAAAGGCGTGCAGCAACTTTCCGGGGTGAACTACGAGCGGATCGATGACGACGGCCTGCACATCAGCTTCGGACCGAAGCACTCCGATGCCCGGGTGCTGGCGGTGGACACCGTGGTGATCTGCGCCGGCCAGGAATCTGTGCGAGAGCTCGAAGAGGGGTTGCGGCGCAACGGCGTCGAGCCGCACATCATCGGTGGCGCGGCGGTGGCCGCCGAACTCGACGCCAAGCGTGCCATCCGTCAGGGCACCGAACTGGCGGCCCGACTGTAG
- a CDS encoding proline dehydrogenase family protein, which translates to MARTRGALESTFQRVARPAILAAARSARLRRTAERLPITRSVVDRFVAGDTIPDAVDTVAALRASGRLATIDYLGEDTTRVEDAAQTVKAYLALLDSLGERDEAASSVRPLEVSLKLSALGQALPRDGEKIALENAHTICAKARDVGAWVTVDAEDHTTTDSTLSIVRDLRTEFDWLGTVLQAYLHRTEADCREFAEAGARIRLCKGAYDEPATVAYRDAADVTRSYLNCLRILMAGSGYPMVASHDPEIIDTVPVLAREFGREVDGFEYQMLYGVRDAEQRRLADAGNHVRIYVPFGNEWYGYFVRRLAERPANFGFFLRALVERR; encoded by the coding sequence ATGGCGCGCACGCGAGGAGCTTTGGAGTCGACGTTCCAGCGGGTCGCCCGGCCGGCAATCCTCGCCGCTGCCCGCTCTGCGCGACTGCGGCGAACCGCGGAACGGCTTCCGATCACCCGCAGCGTCGTGGACCGTTTCGTCGCAGGCGACACGATCCCCGACGCAGTGGATACCGTAGCCGCGCTGCGCGCTTCGGGCCGCCTGGCCACCATCGACTACCTCGGTGAGGACACCACCCGCGTCGAGGATGCCGCACAGACCGTCAAGGCTTACCTGGCGCTGCTCGACTCGCTCGGCGAGCGCGACGAGGCCGCGTCTTCGGTGCGGCCGCTGGAGGTGTCGCTGAAGCTGTCCGCGCTGGGGCAGGCGCTACCCCGCGACGGGGAGAAGATCGCTCTGGAGAATGCACACACGATCTGTGCCAAGGCCCGCGACGTCGGCGCCTGGGTGACCGTCGACGCCGAGGACCACACCACCACTGACTCCACCCTGTCGATCGTGCGTGACCTGCGCACCGAATTCGATTGGCTCGGCACGGTTTTGCAGGCCTACCTGCATCGGACCGAGGCTGATTGTCGCGAGTTCGCCGAGGCCGGTGCCCGGATTCGGTTGTGCAAGGGTGCTTATGACGAACCCGCGACGGTGGCCTACCGCGACGCCGCAGACGTCACCCGCTCGTACCTGAACTGCCTGCGGATCCTCATGGCCGGATCCGGATACCCGATGGTGGCCTCGCACGATCCGGAGATCATCGACACCGTTCCGGTCCTGGCCCGCGAATTCGGCCGGGAGGTAGATGGTTTCGAGTACCAGATGCTGTACGGCGTTCGGGACGCCGAGCAGCGCCGGCTGGCCGACGCCGGCAACCACGTCCGGATCTACGTCCCGTTCGGCAACGAGTGGTACGGCTACTTCGTGCGCAGGCTCGCCGAACGTCCGGCCAATTTCGGGTTCTTCCTGCGCGCGTTAGTCGAGCGTCGTTAG
- a CDS encoding PadR family transcriptional regulator, with the protein MALPHAILVSLCEQAGSGYELTRRFDRSIGYFWAASHQQIYRTLRAMEHDGWVHVTPVVQYGRPDKKVYTVSDAGRTELARWIAEPLPEPPSGRSGSTADTRTRDLAVKIRGAAHGDPAALRKQIESLRTERAGLLDTYRGYQKRQFPDPAALRGSALHQYLVLRGGMRAEESSLAWLSEVLEAL; encoded by the coding sequence ATGGCTCTCCCCCACGCCATCCTGGTGTCGTTGTGCGAGCAAGCCGGCTCCGGCTACGAGCTGACCCGCCGCTTCGACCGGTCGATCGGGTACTTCTGGGCCGCCTCCCACCAGCAGATCTACCGGACCCTGCGGGCCATGGAGCACGACGGCTGGGTCCACGTCACCCCGGTTGTGCAGTACGGCAGGCCGGACAAGAAGGTGTACACGGTGTCCGACGCCGGTCGCACCGAACTGGCGCGCTGGATCGCCGAGCCACTGCCGGAACCGCCGTCGGGCAGATCCGGTTCGACCGCAGACACCCGCACGCGCGACCTGGCCGTGAAGATCCGCGGGGCAGCCCACGGCGACCCGGCCGCACTGCGCAAGCAGATCGAATCGCTGCGCACCGAGCGGGCCGGATTGCTCGACACCTACCGCGGCTACCAGAAGCGGCAGTTCCCCGATCCGGCTGCACTGCGCGGCAGCGCGCTGCATCAATACCTGGTGCTGCGCGGCGGAATGCGCGCGGAGGAGAGCTCACTGGCCTGGCTTTCCGAGGTTCTGGAAGCCCTGTAG
- the fdxA gene encoding ferredoxin: MTYVIAEPCVDIKDKACIEECPVDCIYEGLRMLYIHPDECVDCGACEPVCPVEAIYYEDDVPDQWASYTQSNADFFTELGSPGGASKVGQTDNDPQAIKDLPPQGED; encoded by the coding sequence GTGACGTACGTCATTGCCGAACCCTGCGTCGACATCAAAGACAAGGCGTGCATCGAGGAATGCCCTGTCGACTGCATCTACGAGGGTTTACGCATGCTGTACATCCACCCCGACGAGTGCGTGGACTGCGGTGCGTGCGAACCGGTGTGCCCGGTCGAGGCCATCTACTACGAAGACGATGTGCCGGACCAGTGGGCCAGCTACACGCAGAGCAACGCGGACTTCTTCACCGAGTTGGGCTCTCCGGGCGGTGCTTCCAAGGTCGGCCAGACCGACAACGACCCGCAGGCCATCAAGGATTTACCGCCGCAGGGTGAGGACTGA